Proteins found in one Pempheris klunzingeri isolate RE-2024b chromosome 6, fPemKlu1.hap1, whole genome shotgun sequence genomic segment:
- the tle5 gene encoding TLE family member 5 isoform X1, translating to MMFPQSRHSASSQQLKFTTSDSCDRIKDEFQFLQAQYHSLKLECDKLASEKSEMQRHYIMYYEMSYGLNIEMHKQAEIVKRLNGICAQVLPYLSQEHQQQVLAAIERAKQVTPPEMNSIIRQQLQAHQLSQLQGLALPMTPLPLGLSQPTLPAVTTSSGLFSLSSLLASQAQLAKEEKATRDGVDSHREEDGDKSD from the exons GCTTCATCGCAGCAGCTGAAATTCACAACCTCTGACTCCTGCGACAGGATCAAGGATGAGTTCCAGTTCCTCCAAGCACAATACCACAG TTTGAAGCTTGAGTGTGACAAGTTGGCCAGTGAGAAGTCAGAGATGCAGCGCCATTATATCATG TACTATGAGATGTCCTATGGGCTCAATATTGAGATGCACAAACAG GCCGAGATTGTGAAGAGATTGAACGGGATCTGCGCACAAGTCCTCCCCTACCTGTCTCAggag caccagcagcaggtcctgGCGGCCATAGAGAGGGCCAAGCAGGTCACTCCCCCAGAGATGAACTCCATCATAAGG cagcagctccaggccCACCAGCTGTCTCAGCTCCAGGGCCTGGCCCTGCCCATGACCCCTCTGCCGCTGGGCCTGAGCCAGCCAACCCTCCCCGCCGTCACCACCTCCTCTggtctcttctccctctcctccctgctggCCTCCCAAGCCCAGCTGGCCAAAGAGGAGAAAGCGACACGTGACGGAGTCGACAGCCACCGCGAGGAGGACGGAGACAAGTCTGATTAG
- the tle5 gene encoding TLE family member 5 isoform X2 produces the protein MMFPQSRHSASSQQLKFTTSDSCDRIKDEFQFLQAQYHSLKLECDKLASEKSEMQRHYIMYYEMSYGLNIEMHKQAEIVKRLNGICAQVLPYLSQEHQQQVLAAIERAKQVTPPEMNSIIRQLQAHQLSQLQGLALPMTPLPLGLSQPTLPAVTTSSGLFSLSSLLASQAQLAKEEKATRDGVDSHREEDGDKSD, from the exons GCTTCATCGCAGCAGCTGAAATTCACAACCTCTGACTCCTGCGACAGGATCAAGGATGAGTTCCAGTTCCTCCAAGCACAATACCACAG TTTGAAGCTTGAGTGTGACAAGTTGGCCAGTGAGAAGTCAGAGATGCAGCGCCATTATATCATG TACTATGAGATGTCCTATGGGCTCAATATTGAGATGCACAAACAG GCCGAGATTGTGAAGAGATTGAACGGGATCTGCGCACAAGTCCTCCCCTACCTGTCTCAggag caccagcagcaggtcctgGCGGCCATAGAGAGGGCCAAGCAGGTCACTCCCCCAGAGATGAACTCCATCATAAGG cagctccaggccCACCAGCTGTCTCAGCTCCAGGGCCTGGCCCTGCCCATGACCCCTCTGCCGCTGGGCCTGAGCCAGCCAACCCTCCCCGCCGTCACCACCTCCTCTggtctcttctccctctcctccctgctggCCTCCCAAGCCCAGCTGGCCAAAGAGGAGAAAGCGACACGTGACGGAGTCGACAGCCACCGCGAGGAGGACGGAGACAAGTCTGATTAG